In Aegilops tauschii subsp. strangulata cultivar AL8/78 chromosome 3, Aet v6.0, whole genome shotgun sequence, one genomic interval encodes:
- the LOC109778653 gene encoding uncharacterized protein: protein MPPPAGLIPWPSPTAPAPRLTTTTRPRPPPRVRPPPPPPPPRRAPPPPPRLKPVVAPKPAASLPPPPVIVSTMDPASTCLNCTHFGSCSGCTHEFYLDKPPVLQEVTDFFSAHGIEDFTFSRGRLSEWRCRAKLAVRGTPEKPLIGLYQEGTHIVQDIPECRAHHPSINYAIKLLKQGISELGVQPFDEDAGTGELRYVQMTVTTYNTSIPVAQRYEQARVQVSLVWNSRDERSKNSEKLSLLQEFLWTNGGPRSNLHVIHSIWANFQTSTSNIIFGHKWRHIGGEADLWERFGGVDICLDPYSFGQANTLSFNSLLHKLIKYVPRGSTVVDLYSGAGVIGLAIAASRKCRSVRCVEINKMSKLSFEKSASRLPPNLGCTITWHNTDASAEPIHWLEGSSVAIVDPPRKGLHPSVINALQRVALSERKAFKAKSSLTKVKDEKRPWILRAREPAVHVDSTIMEESSGIWPETLIYISCGWDSFKKDCKSLISNEAWHLENAHAFNFFPGTDSIEVLAIFRRDSGIAQKKTKTKTKTKAKAKAKTKAKKKKAKPSKV, encoded by the exons ATGCCTCCCCCGGCGGGGCTGATCCCCTGGCCGTCCCCGACCGCCCCGGCACCGCGACTCACTACCACGACCCGGCCGCGCCCCCCGCCTCGCGTTCGCCCTCCTcctccgccccctccccctcgccgcgccccgccgccacctccgCGGCTCAAGCCGGTCGTCGCGCCAAAACCGGCTGCCTCCctgcccccgccgcccgtcatTGTCTCCACCATGGACCCCGCCTCCACCTGCCTCAACTGCACCCACTTCGGCTC GTGCTCCGGGTGCACTCACGAGTTCTACCTCGACAAGCCGCCGGTGCTGCAGGAGGTGACGGATTTCTTCAGTGCTCACGGAATCGAAGACTTCACCTTCAGCAGGGGCAGGCTG TCAGAATGGCGGTGCCGGGCGAAGCTAGCGGTACGCGGAACACCAGAGAAACCGCTGATTGGCCTGTATCAGGAAGGGACACATATTGTTCAAGATATTCCCGAGTGCAGAG CCCATCACCCAAGCATTAACTATGCTATTAAGCTTCTGAAGCAAG GTATATCCGAGCTCGGTGTGCAGCCTTTTGATGAAGATGCTGGTACTGGTGAACTAAGATACGTGCAG ATGACCGTGACGACATATAACACGTCTATTCCAGTTGCGCAAAGATACGAGCAAG CGAGAGTTCAAGTTTCATTGGTTTGGAATTCAAGAGACGAGCGCTCCAAAAATTCAGAGAAGTTGAGTTTGTTGCAAGAA TTCTTATGGACAAATGGTGGACCAAGAAGTAATTTGCATGTGATTCACTCCATATGGGCCAATTTCCAGACATCAACCAGCAAT ATAATTTTTGGGCATAAATGGAGACATATCGGCGGGGAGGCAGATCTGTGGGAGCGTTTTGGGGGAGTTGATATTTGTCTTGACCCTTATAGCTTTGGGCAGGCTAATACTCTG TCTTTTAACTCGTTACTGCATAAGTTGATCAAATATGTACCACGGGGCTCAACAGTTGTTGATTTGTACTCTGGTGCCGGTGTTATTGGGTTAGCCATCGCGGCTTCTAGGAAATGCAG GTCTGTGAGATGTGTTGAGATCAACAAAATGTCGAAATTGTCTTTTGAGAAGTCAGCAAGCCGACTTCCACCAAACCTGGGTTGCACCATAACTTGGCACAATACCGATGCTTCAGCT GAACCCATTCACTGGCTTGAAGGGTCAAGTGTTGCTATCGTGGATCCTCCCAGGAAAGGACTGCACCCTTCTGTTATCAATGCTCTACAGAGAGTTGCTTTATCTGAGCGCAAGGCGTTCAAGGCCAAAAG TTCACTTACAAAGGTGAAAGATGAGAAGAGACCATGGATCCTGCGAGCAAGGGAACCAGCTGTTCATGTTGATAGTACAATCATGGAAGAAAGTAGTGGAATATGGCCAGAGACCCTCATATACATCAGCTGCGGCTGGGACAGTTTTAAAAAG GACTGCAAAAGCTTGATATCCAACGAGGCCTGGCATTTGGAGAATGCACATGCTTTTAACTTCTTCCCTGGCACTGATAG CATCGAAGTCCTGGCGATCTTCAGACGGGACTCTGGAATTGCTcagaagaaaacaaaaacaaaaacaaaaacaaaagcgAAAGCGAAAGCGAAAACAAAAGCGAAAAAGAAGAAAGCCAAGCCATCGAAAGTCTAG